One stretch of Rosistilla oblonga DNA includes these proteins:
- a CDS encoding serine/threonine-protein kinase produces the protein MGLLDKIQSLIGKKKTEEGDSGAAAVPKSKQTKGSNSLDVEARFERMRSAVSGTMSNFITARDRQYNRVVGLKLCDAEKVATFEARFKGLKKPIEGAIAVQMQHPNVVETYEYGTTKQGQPYLVMEYVDGPGLLQVIQTRKEETLAGKRLSLIRQMAEGMKYVHEKGFIHRDICPRNFICSSDMDRIKLIDFGLTVPALPPYMQPGNRTGTPLYMAPEIVRRRQTDQRVDVFAFGVSIYTLCAFEFPWPVNDTTGKAALQHDTHPPIPILQFRPDLNPVLATAIMRCISPNVQDRMPSMEAFLRQIKGVRSELKSPA, from the coding sequence ATGGGTCTGCTGGACAAAATTCAATCGCTGATCGGCAAAAAGAAGACGGAAGAGGGAGATTCCGGCGCCGCGGCGGTTCCGAAGAGCAAGCAAACCAAGGGGAGCAACAGCCTGGATGTCGAAGCCCGCTTTGAGCGGATGCGGTCGGCAGTTTCGGGGACGATGAGTAACTTCATCACCGCCCGGGATCGGCAATACAACCGCGTGGTCGGGCTGAAATTGTGCGACGCGGAAAAAGTAGCCACCTTCGAAGCCCGCTTCAAAGGCCTCAAGAAACCGATCGAAGGGGCGATCGCTGTGCAAATGCAGCACCCCAACGTCGTGGAGACCTACGAATATGGGACCACCAAGCAGGGGCAACCCTATCTGGTGATGGAATATGTCGACGGCCCTGGGCTGTTGCAGGTCATCCAGACGCGGAAAGAAGAGACCTTGGCCGGGAAGCGTTTATCGCTGATCCGACAGATGGCTGAGGGGATGAAATACGTCCACGAGAAGGGATTCATTCACCGCGACATCTGCCCTCGCAACTTTATCTGTTCCTCCGACATGGATCGGATAAAGCTCATCGACTTCGGTTTGACCGTCCCCGCGTTGCCTCCTTATATGCAGCCGGGCAACCGCACCGGGACGCCTCTTTATATGGCGCCGGAAATCGTTCGCCGTCGGCAGACCGACCAACGCGTCGACGTGTTCGCCTTTGGCGTTTCGATCTACACGTTGTGCGCGTTTGAGTTCCCGTGGCCTGTCAACGACACGACTGGCAAAGCCGCGCTGCAGCACGACACGCATCCACCGATCCCGATCTTGCAGTTCCGCCCCGACCTGAATCCTGTGTTGGCGACGGCGATCATGCGTTGCATCAGCCCCAACGTCCAGGACCGGATGCCTTCGATGGAAGCCTTCTTAAGGCAGATCAAAGGGGTCAGGTCGGAGCTGAAGTCACCGGCTTAA
- a CDS encoding Gfo/Idh/MocA family protein, with protein sequence MARWKIAGINFEHFHMGDNLRLAAALPDVEIVGLCDEQPDRMQQAIDELQLPSEKVFSDWQACLDQTQPDIVLLCPAAAGHGLWTERVMAHGVDVLIEKPMAASLAEADSMIAAAQRAGRTLAINWPMTWFPTHRTAHRLIREGMIGDVIEVHYYDGNRGPLHHAAGKQQRTAEQIAADKPNSWFYQKAAGGGALLDYLGYGATLATWFNGGQRPIEVTAVVDQPAGLEVDEHCVAVLRYATGLSKLETRWGTFTDPWTHQPQPRCGFVIVGTEGTIGCFDYQPTVRLQTREEPAGVEIPVDAQALIDSNPVAYLIHCLENRLPIEGPLSPETSRIGQQIVDTAIASAAAKQTLPLLD encoded by the coding sequence ATGGCACGTTGGAAAATCGCCGGCATCAACTTCGAACATTTTCACATGGGCGACAACTTGCGGCTGGCCGCAGCGTTGCCCGACGTCGAAATCGTTGGCCTGTGCGATGAACAACCCGATCGCATGCAGCAGGCGATCGACGAATTGCAACTGCCCAGCGAAAAGGTCTTCAGCGATTGGCAGGCTTGCCTGGACCAGACGCAGCCCGACATCGTGCTGCTGTGTCCAGCCGCTGCGGGGCACGGTCTGTGGACCGAGCGCGTGATGGCTCATGGAGTTGATGTGCTGATCGAAAAACCGATGGCGGCGTCGCTCGCCGAAGCCGATTCGATGATCGCCGCGGCGCAGCGGGCCGGTCGGACGCTGGCGATCAATTGGCCGATGACCTGGTTTCCCACTCATCGCACCGCCCACCGTTTGATCCGCGAAGGGATGATCGGCGACGTGATCGAGGTTCATTATTACGACGGCAATCGTGGCCCGCTACACCATGCGGCGGGCAAGCAGCAGCGAACGGCGGAGCAGATTGCCGCCGACAAACCGAACAGCTGGTTCTATCAGAAGGCGGCTGGCGGCGGAGCGTTGTTGGATTACCTGGGCTATGGAGCGACGTTGGCGACATGGTTCAACGGCGGCCAACGGCCGATCGAAGTCACCGCGGTCGTCGACCAACCGGCGGGGCTGGAAGTCGACGAGCACTGCGTGGCGGTGCTCCGTTATGCAACCGGACTCAGCAAGCTGGAGACCCGTTGGGGAACGTTCACCGATCCCTGGACACACCAACCGCAACCGCGATGCGGATTTGTGATCGTCGGCACCGAAGGGACGATCGGATGTTTCGATTACCAACCGACGGTCCGACTGCAGACCCGCGAAGAGCCCGCCGGCGTGGAGATCCCTGTCGACGCGCAAGCGTTGATCGACAGCAACCCCGTCGCCTACCTGATCCACTGCTTGGAAAACCGCCTGCCGATCGAAGGGCCACTCTCACCGGAAACCTCCCGGATCGGACAACAGATCGTCGACACCGCGATCGCCAGCGCCGCGGCCAAGCAAACGCTGCCGCTGTTGGACTAA
- the accD gene encoding acetyl-CoA carboxylase, carboxyltransferase subunit beta: MATVESNSEAPNTKKRGIPEGLWIKCPGCLSSVYRKEVQRRLNVCPKCDHHLYVSAADRVEQVLDEGTFEAWDEELRPTDPLEFADRKRYAERLLAEQKRTGLVDAALTGTGMIRARRVAFGVTDSAFIMGSMGSVVGERLTRLIERATEQNLPLIIISGSGGGARMHEGILSLMQMAKVSAALARYHESGGLFISVLTNPTMGGVAASFASLGDLCFAEPKALIGFAGPRTIKATIGIELPEGFQTSEFLLEHGFIDRIVARDRLKSEIARVIDYCGK, from the coding sequence ATGGCGACCGTCGAATCGAACAGCGAAGCCCCCAATACCAAAAAACGCGGAATTCCCGAGGGTTTGTGGATCAAATGCCCCGGATGCTTGTCGAGCGTCTACCGCAAAGAGGTCCAACGGCGGCTGAATGTCTGCCCTAAGTGCGACCACCATCTTTACGTTTCGGCTGCCGATCGAGTCGAACAGGTCTTGGATGAAGGGACGTTTGAAGCCTGGGACGAAGAGCTGAGGCCCACCGATCCCTTGGAATTTGCTGACCGAAAACGTTATGCCGAGCGATTGTTAGCCGAACAGAAGCGGACCGGATTGGTCGATGCCGCTCTGACCGGAACCGGAATGATCCGAGCTCGCCGCGTTGCGTTTGGAGTTACCGACAGTGCGTTTATCATGGGAAGCATGGGATCGGTTGTCGGCGAGCGGTTGACGCGGTTGATCGAACGAGCGACCGAACAGAACCTACCCTTGATCATTATTAGTGGCTCCGGCGGCGGGGCTCGGATGCACGAAGGGATCCTATCGCTGATGCAGATGGCGAAGGTCTCCGCAGCGCTGGCTCGATATCACGAATCGGGCGGGCTGTTCATCAGCGTCTTGACCAACCCCACTATGGGCGGCGTCGCTGCTAGTTTTGCTTCGTTGGGAGATCTCTGTTTCGCCGAACCCAAGGCATTGATCGGTTTCGCCGGACCGCGGACGATCAAAGCGACGATCGGCATCGAATTGCCCGAGGGTTTTCAGACCAGTGAATTCCTGTTGGAGCATGGTTTTATCGATCGGATCGTCGCTCGCGATCGCTTGAAATCGGAGATCGCCCGCGTCATCGACTACTGTGGCAAATAA
- a CDS encoding phytanoyl-CoA dioxygenase family protein codes for MTSRLQITADDKATFDREGFLMVSQLLSPPEVQLLEQIARRDREIESAATARSDAAGGQTVLAVRDHLSDDMFSAIARCQRVAGSMQSLMGEEIYHYHHKLMLKEPRVGGAWEWHQDYGYWYNYGCLFPRMASCYIAIDRAGRDNGCLQVIPQSQQLGRLEHGKVGGQTGADEARVDQILKRLPLLHVEMQPGDALFFHGNLLHRSDQNRSEHSRWSLICCYNARSNNPYEVIRHNGYQPLEMIGDDDVLTAGTNQWNALTQT; via the coding sequence ATGACCAGCCGCTTGCAGATCACTGCCGACGACAAAGCCACCTTCGACCGCGAGGGTTTTCTGATGGTCTCCCAACTGCTCTCGCCGCCGGAGGTCCAGCTGTTGGAACAAATCGCCCGCCGCGATCGCGAGATCGAATCGGCAGCGACCGCCCGCAGCGACGCCGCCGGAGGCCAAACCGTGCTGGCCGTCCGCGATCATTTATCCGACGACATGTTCAGCGCCATCGCACGCTGCCAACGCGTCGCCGGATCGATGCAGTCGCTGATGGGAGAAGAGATCTACCACTACCACCATAAACTGATGCTCAAAGAACCTCGCGTCGGCGGGGCCTGGGAATGGCATCAAGATTACGGATATTGGTACAACTACGGCTGCCTGTTTCCGCGGATGGCCAGTTGTTACATCGCGATCGATCGCGCCGGCCGCGACAACGGTTGCTTGCAAGTCATCCCTCAGTCGCAACAGTTGGGGCGGTTGGAGCATGGCAAAGTTGGCGGCCAGACCGGCGCCGATGAAGCTCGCGTCGACCAGATTCTGAAACGACTGCCCCTGCTGCACGTCGAGATGCAGCCCGGCGACGCGCTCTTCTTTCACGGCAACCTGCTGCATCGTTCCGACCAAAACCGCAGCGAGCATTCGCGTTGGTCGCTGATCTGTTGCTACAACGCCCGCAGCAACAATCCCTACGAAGTCATTCGCCACAACGGATACCAGCCGCTCGAAATGATCGGCGACGACGACGTGCTGACCGCCGGCACGAACCAGTGGAACGCGCTCACCCAAACCTAA
- a CDS encoding histidine phosphatase family protein — protein MTVPQENLVQEVIMVRHGAVDPQWKGICYGAMDVSLSEQGYSDSRQAARQLSERFHPSVIFHSGLSRTRFLAEEIAQAYGGAVPCIEDHRLRERDYGDWQGQTWDAAYASDPDNFDGLIEDPDHYRPPGGETTSQMQARVAQWFSEQLNPYGHDRPKTLIAVSHSGPIAALAGHIHEKPPTQWQPYTIGTLESIRVRQIASGEQTRWQIDRQTAGMR, from the coding sequence ATGACAGTCCCACAAGAAAACCTCGTTCAAGAAGTCATCATGGTGCGTCACGGCGCCGTCGATCCGCAGTGGAAGGGGATCTGCTACGGTGCGATGGACGTTTCGCTGAGCGAACAGGGATACAGCGACTCTCGGCAGGCAGCTCGACAGCTGAGCGAACGCTTTCACCCGTCGGTCATCTTCCACAGCGGCCTGTCACGCACCCGATTCTTGGCGGAAGAGATCGCCCAAGCGTACGGCGGCGCAGTTCCCTGCATCGAGGACCATCGCTTGCGAGAGCGCGACTACGGAGATTGGCAGGGACAAACCTGGGACGCCGCCTACGCAAGCGATCCCGACAACTTCGATGGCCTCATCGAAGATCCCGATCACTATCGACCGCCCGGCGGCGAAACCACTTCCCAGATGCAAGCGCGCGTCGCCCAGTGGTTCAGCGAACAACTGAATCCATATGGCCACGATCGACCGAAAACTCTGATCGCCGTCTCGCACAGCGGCCCGATCGCAGCGTTGGCAGGTCATATACACGAAAAACCACCGACACAATGGCAGCCGTACACGATCGGCACGCTTGAATCGATCCGGGTGAGACAGATCGCCAGCGGAGAGCAAACACGCTGGCAGATCGACCGACAAACAGCCGGCATGCGTTAG
- a CDS encoding Rieske (2Fe-2S) protein, producing MNAAENWTTIAKSEEIEEGIGREFLVGTRIVAVFRVDGELFAIDGICPHQGGPLADGAVRDGCVTCPWHGWQFELTSGRHTISGRSLAETFPIRDRDGIVELIVADEV from the coding sequence ATGAACGCCGCTGAAAACTGGACCACGATCGCGAAATCCGAAGAGATCGAAGAGGGGATTGGACGCGAGTTCCTGGTCGGCACGCGGATCGTCGCCGTTTTTCGAGTCGATGGCGAATTGTTTGCGATCGATGGAATCTGCCCGCATCAAGGCGGACCGTTGGCCGATGGAGCGGTTCGCGACGGCTGCGTCACCTGTCCCTGGCACGGCTGGCAATTCGAACTCACTTCGGGCCGACATACGATCAGCGGCCGCAGTTTGGCCGAAACGTTCCCGATCCGCGATCGCGACGGGATCGTCGAATTGATAGTCGCCGACGAGGTTTGA
- a CDS encoding glycosyltransferase family A protein yields MPRLSIIIPLRSHSEDFETTLVSVLENRPDDCEVIVAHDGNYEDPFELAGEVCFAVGNDCTLLNLVRAGSEIATSPIVHVLADGFQATSGWTDSIDETFADHDVACASPLVCDMDDHDLILAAGWTTNALRLRRPIAHGATAVGRLEADRISGLFLAASFWRVSALRQCLKASSVATAVDFEAFASRWVKKAAYDIQIAGESRVTTYEDAVEIESVGFRTGYQLQSAGPASGAAATIGFAMLSCLTQPHRIGTWTTAAGRVAASILAGKRRQEIDRDLRKLASASIESPQAFEESQPQTLAFPVSEPLRRAA; encoded by the coding sequence GTGCCACGTTTATCGATCATTATTCCGCTGCGATCCCATTCCGAAGACTTCGAAACCACATTGGTTTCCGTGCTGGAGAATCGTCCCGATGATTGTGAAGTGATCGTTGCCCACGACGGCAATTATGAAGACCCCTTTGAACTGGCCGGTGAGGTTTGTTTTGCTGTCGGTAACGACTGCACGCTGCTGAACCTCGTGCGGGCGGGCAGCGAAATCGCCACCAGTCCAATCGTTCACGTGTTGGCGGATGGCTTTCAAGCCACCTCCGGCTGGACCGATTCGATCGACGAAACCTTTGCAGATCACGACGTTGCTTGCGCTTCGCCGTTGGTTTGCGACATGGACGATCACGATCTGATCCTGGCTGCCGGTTGGACCACCAATGCGCTGCGGTTGCGACGTCCGATCGCCCACGGTGCGACGGCGGTTGGCCGCTTGGAAGCAGACCGGATCAGCGGACTGTTTCTGGCTGCATCGTTCTGGAGAGTTTCGGCGCTCCGGCAGTGCTTAAAAGCCAGTTCGGTCGCCACCGCAGTCGACTTCGAAGCCTTCGCATCGCGGTGGGTGAAGAAGGCGGCTTACGATATTCAGATCGCTGGCGAATCGCGAGTCACGACGTACGAAGATGCCGTCGAGATCGAGAGCGTTGGATTCCGCACGGGATATCAATTGCAATCGGCTGGCCCAGCTAGCGGTGCCGCGGCAACGATCGGTTTTGCGATGCTGTCTTGTTTGACTCAGCCGCATCGGATCGGAACCTGGACCACGGCAGCAGGCCGGGTTGCAGCGTCGATCTTGGCCGGCAAGCGTCGACAAGAGATCGATCGCGATCTGCGAAAGCTTGCCTCGGCGTCGATCGAATCGCCCCAGGCGTTCGAGGAATCGCAGCCGCAGACGCTGGCATTCCCCGTCTCCGAACCGCTTCGCCGCGCAGCGTAA
- a CDS encoding DUF1501 domain-containing protein: protein MNIDCGSHDHLSRRSLLQSAGALSMTALANQLARGSEQSSKPVRPKSVIILWLKGAPSQYETFDPHAGTKYGGEVAAIDTTARDVQISEFLPQTAEQMHRVALVRSVTSKEGDHERAFYNIQTGWRPDPTVVHPSIGSIVCHELPGGADIPRHISILPDNSAGRGGYLGAKYDAFKVYDPANKVPDIRPYVGEKRFQRRVDGLMDVVESNFRKGRLRDLDRDRTLHGIATKSALTMMDSDQLAAFEVDKESKALRAQFGETAFGRGCLAAARLIEVGVRCVEVGLSGWDTHADNHNGQRTQCEILDPAYATLLQVLADRDLLDSTLVVCGGEFGRTPKINPVGGRDHWPHGFSIALAGCGLRQGIVHGATSPDPKLDNKENDLLTNVGDPVTVQDIHATILKALDVQFERELITPIGRPLKLSEGTPIESILS, encoded by the coding sequence ATGAACATCGACTGTGGTTCACACGATCACCTCTCGCGGCGCTCACTGTTGCAATCCGCCGGCGCGCTCAGCATGACCGCATTGGCCAACCAACTGGCTCGCGGCAGCGAACAATCCTCGAAGCCTGTACGGCCGAAATCGGTCATCATCCTGTGGCTCAAAGGAGCTCCCAGCCAATACGAAACCTTCGACCCTCATGCCGGCACAAAATACGGCGGCGAAGTCGCAGCGATCGACACGACGGCTCGCGACGTGCAGATCTCTGAGTTTCTTCCCCAGACAGCCGAACAAATGCACCGCGTTGCGTTGGTCCGCTCGGTGACCAGCAAAGAAGGTGACCATGAACGCGCGTTTTACAACATCCAAACCGGCTGGCGTCCCGACCCAACCGTGGTCCATCCATCGATCGGATCGATCGTTTGCCATGAGCTTCCCGGCGGCGCGGACATTCCTCGGCACATCTCGATCCTTCCCGATAACTCCGCCGGACGCGGCGGCTATCTAGGCGCGAAGTACGATGCCTTCAAGGTCTACGATCCGGCCAACAAAGTTCCCGACATTCGGCCTTATGTCGGTGAGAAGCGGTTCCAGCGCCGCGTCGATGGTTTGATGGATGTGGTGGAATCGAATTTCCGCAAAGGCCGGTTGCGTGATCTCGATCGCGATCGCACCCTGCACGGGATCGCCACCAAGAGTGCGCTGACGATGATGGACAGCGATCAATTAGCAGCGTTTGAAGTCGACAAAGAATCGAAAGCGTTGCGAGCTCAGTTCGGCGAAACAGCCTTTGGCCGCGGCTGCCTTGCCGCCGCCCGGCTGATCGAAGTTGGCGTGCGATGTGTCGAAGTCGGCCTGTCGGGCTGGGACACCCACGCCGACAATCACAACGGCCAGCGGACGCAGTGCGAAATCCTCGACCCCGCCTACGCGACGCTGCTGCAAGTGCTGGCCGATCGCGATCTACTCGATTCGACCTTGGTTGTCTGCGGCGGCGAGTTTGGTCGGACACCGAAGATCAATCCCGTCGGCGGCCGCGATCACTGGCCGCACGGCTTCTCGATCGCATTGGCCGGTTGCGGCCTGCGGCAGGGAATCGTCCACGGAGCGACCTCCCCCGATCCCAAGCTCGACAACAAGGAAAACGATCTACTGACCAACGTCGGCGATCCGGTGACGGTTCAAGATATCCACGCCACGATTTTGAAGGCGTTGGACGTCCAATTCGAGCGCGAGCTGATCACGCCGATCGGCCGCCCGCTGAAGCTCAGCGAAGGAACACCGATCGAATCGATCCTCTCCTAG
- a CDS encoding DUF1553 domain-containing protein produces MKWYQSLARWTLLAAVGLLGIGYLANGLSGDGRSTQPPPIPKASTASETADWMEVVADVDAEFETTWTRESLSRAPDADWQTVSRRISLALIGSSISLEDMRWLESLPEGTQVDALTERLLADHRFADYWAERLGRAYVGADIGPFIVYRRRRFITWLSQQLHDRVPYSQIVRKLITAKGIWTENPQVNFLTVTLDTTEKGRVDPVRLAARTSRAFLGMRIDCLQCHDDFLGNVTLGTNSDPLEGTQRDFHHLAAFYSTAANSIQGIRDDGKTYEYQFLYEDETEEVEPIVPFLPELLTTDPAAEKLPSRQQLARWVTHPENIPAARAAVNRVWALMFGKPLSDPVDDIPLHGPFPAGLDRLAHDFAEHDWDLRRLIRIISHLQTFQLDSRCDFEVTSEHEQAWAVYPLIRLRPEQVASSIIQSCRLATLDRQSALLVQLHALGEKHDFINRYGDTGEDEFGQDAITITQRLLAMNGKLVNERTGKNPFMNASSQIAMFATDDAHAVEITYLSILNRRPTEEEAAAWVRQSEQGVSRRQFVEDLFWILINSSEFSWNH; encoded by the coding sequence ATGAAATGGTATCAATCGCTCGCCCGTTGGACGCTCCTCGCAGCCGTTGGCTTGTTGGGCATCGGCTACCTTGCCAACGGCCTCTCCGGCGATGGGCGATCGACGCAGCCGCCGCCGATACCGAAAGCCAGCACCGCCAGCGAGACCGCCGATTGGATGGAGGTCGTCGCTGACGTCGACGCCGAATTTGAAACGACCTGGACTCGCGAGAGTTTATCGAGAGCACCGGACGCCGATTGGCAGACGGTCAGCCGCCGCATCTCGCTAGCTCTGATCGGCAGCAGCATCTCGCTAGAGGATATGCGGTGGTTGGAGTCGCTGCCCGAAGGGACTCAGGTCGATGCGTTGACCGAGCGGTTGTTGGCCGACCATCGCTTCGCCGACTACTGGGCCGAACGCTTAGGCCGGGCCTACGTCGGCGCCGACATTGGGCCCTTCATCGTCTACCGCCGCCGACGCTTTATCACCTGGCTGTCGCAACAACTGCACGATCGAGTTCCCTACTCGCAGATCGTCCGCAAACTGATCACCGCCAAAGGGATCTGGACCGAAAATCCGCAAGTCAACTTCCTCACCGTGACGCTGGACACGACGGAGAAAGGCCGCGTCGATCCGGTCCGTCTGGCAGCCCGCACCAGCCGCGCGTTCTTGGGAATGCGGATCGATTGCTTGCAATGCCACGATGACTTTCTCGGCAACGTCACCTTGGGAACCAATTCGGATCCGCTCGAAGGAACGCAGCGCGACTTCCATCATCTCGCCGCCTTCTACAGCACCGCAGCGAATTCGATTCAGGGGATTCGCGACGACGGCAAGACTTACGAATATCAATTCCTTTATGAGGACGAGACCGAAGAGGTCGAACCGATCGTCCCCTTCCTTCCCGAACTGCTGACGACCGATCCGGCTGCCGAAAAACTTCCCTCGCGGCAACAGCTTGCCCGCTGGGTCACCCATCCCGAAAACATCCCCGCCGCCCGCGCTGCGGTCAATCGCGTCTGGGCGTTGATGTTTGGTAAACCGCTGTCTGATCCAGTCGATGACATCCCGTTGCACGGTCCCTTCCCGGCTGGCCTGGATCGCTTGGCTCACGATTTCGCCGAGCACGATTGGGACCTGCGTCGCTTGATTCGGATCATCAGTCACCTGCAAACCTTTCAACTCGACAGTCGATGCGACTTCGAAGTCACCAGCGAACACGAGCAGGCTTGGGCGGTCTACCCGTTGATTCGGCTGCGGCCCGAACAAGTTGCCAGTTCGATCATCCAGTCCTGCCGTCTGGCCACGCTCGATCGCCAATCGGCACTGCTGGTTCAATTGCATGCCTTGGGCGAGAAGCACGACTTCATCAATCGTTATGGCGACACCGGCGAAGACGAATTTGGACAGGATGCGATCACGATCACGCAACGCCTGCTTGCGATGAACGGCAAACTGGTCAACGAGCGGACGGGGAAAAACCCGTTCATGAACGCATCGTCGCAGATCGCGATGTTCGCAACCGACGATGCCCACGCCGTGGAGATCACGTATCTATCGATCTTGAATCGGCGACCGACCGAGGAAGAGGCGGCCGCGTGGGTTCGGCAATCCGAACAGGGCGTTTCCCGTCGCCAGTTCGTCGAGGACCTGTTTTGGATCCTGATCAACAGCAGCGAATTCAGCTGGAACCATTAA
- a CDS encoding adenosylcobinamide-GDP ribazoletransferase, whose product MSEPTQSSDRQACSPWECFVIAVQFLTRVSIFRQRQLSSDQYRLALRRSVLFFPIVGGFVGLFTAVTFATLLLAGVPALVSALVAVGFEALLTGAFHEDAFADTCDALGGGWTRDQVLEIMKDSRLGTYGTIALVAGVGARAAAIAAMGETDIRWSIVAIVAAAAIGRIAIVVMMATTSPIDDRASQARDVAGSQTLKTVIAATLASLPFWSAWLMLSPSCAAASMLVSAITLTWFRRKIMRRIGGTTGDLLGASGFLIQLVVTIGATAR is encoded by the coding sequence ATGTCAGAACCAACGCAATCCAGCGATCGGCAAGCCTGCTCGCCCTGGGAATGCTTTGTGATCGCGGTTCAGTTCCTGACCCGCGTTTCGATTTTTCGTCAGCGACAGCTTTCGAGCGACCAATACCGGCTGGCCCTTCGCCGATCGGTCCTCTTCTTTCCTATCGTCGGCGGATTCGTCGGGCTCTTCACGGCGGTGACCTTTGCAACTCTTCTGCTGGCCGGAGTCCCCGCGTTGGTTTCCGCGTTGGTCGCGGTCGGTTTCGAAGCATTGCTGACCGGCGCGTTCCACGAAGATGCGTTCGCCGATACGTGTGACGCGTTGGGTGGTGGATGGACGCGAGACCAAGTGCTGGAAATCATGAAGGACAGCCGGCTGGGCACCTATGGAACCATCGCGTTGGTTGCCGGCGTGGGGGCCCGCGCCGCGGCGATCGCTGCGATGGGAGAAACGGACATCCGTTGGTCGATCGTTGCCATCGTCGCCGCGGCAGCGATCGGACGGATCGCGATCGTTGTGATGATGGCCACGACGTCGCCCATCGACGATCGCGCTTCGCAAGCCCGAGATGTCGCCGGTTCGCAGACGCTCAAGACAGTCATCGCAGCCACCCTGGCGAGCCTTCCTTTCTGGAGTGCCTGGTTGATGCTGTCCCCTTCGTGCGCCGCAGCTTCGATGTTGGTATCGGCGATAACCCTGACTTGGTTTCGTCGCAAGATCATGCGGCGGATCGGTGGCACCACAGGCGACTTATTGGGGGCCAGCGGATTCCTGATTCAACTTGTTGTCACGATCGGAGCGACAGCAAGATGA